DNA sequence from the Acidobacteriota bacterium genome:
CGCCCGCCTGCGGGAGGTCTCTCACGCGGTGTGGCGTGAGGCGATTGGCGTGCCGCGCGTCAAGAAGATCACCGGCCGCGACAGCCGCGAGTACACGGTGACGGTTGTCGCCGAGTGGGTGCAGCGCGGCTCAGATCACATCCGGGTGACGGCGTCGCTCGCCAGTCCAGGCCTGCGGCGGTCCGTTCTCCGGCAGGCCTTCGTGATCACCCCGGACAACCAGTTCGTTTAGTAGCGCAGCAGGACGAACAGATTTTCCCCCTCGAGCCGGGCCCGGCCCTTCAGCTCCACCAGTTCGATCAGGAACGCCAACCCGTGCACGTTTCCCCCCAGTTTCCTGACCAGGTCGACGGTCGCGCGTGCGGTGCCGCCGGTCGCGAGCAGGTCGTCCACGATCAGCACGTTCTGGCCTCTGACGACCGCATCCTCGTGCATCTCGAGGCTGTCGCTCCCATATTCCAGATCGTACGTCACGCGGATGGCTTTCGCGGGGAGCTTGCCCAGCTTTCGAACGGGCACGAACCCCGCGCCGATCCGATCGGCGATGGCTCCTCCCAGGATGAACCCGCGGCTCTCGATGCCCACGACGAGATCGATGCCCTTGCCTTCGAACGGCATCGACAGGCTGTCGATGGCCATCCGAAAGCCGTCGCGATCGCGCAGCAGCGTGGTGATGTCGTAGAACAGAATGCCGGGCTTGGGGAAATCGGGCACGCTGCGGATCTTCTGTTTCAGTTCGTTCATTCATCTCCTCAGGATCGGATCGAAAACCCGTGACGGTCTTCAGGGGGCAGCGCTTCGGCTGCGACGTGCTCGACGATCGCGGATCGCGGGCCGCGGTTGAGCGCGCGTTCGAAGCGCAGGACGCTTTGCTCTTCGCCCTGCGCCACGGCCTCCACGCGCCCATCCGGCAGGTTACGGACGTAGCCGGAGAGGTGTTCGGCGCGTGCCTGCTCTTCGGCGAAGAACCTGAAGCCGACGCCCTGCACGCGCCCTGAGACTATGAATCGCCGCGCAACGATCACGGTTCGGTCGTGGCCGCCTTCGTCGCAGCTGCCAGCACCGGTTCCAGCCTCTTGCCCCGGAGCAGCTTGT
Encoded proteins:
- a CDS encoding adenine phosphoribosyltransferase gives rise to the protein MNELKQKIRSVPDFPKPGILFYDITTLLRDRDGFRMAIDSLSMPFEGKGIDLVVGIESRGFILGGAIADRIGAGFVPVRKLGKLPAKAIRVTYDLEYGSDSLEMHEDAVVRGQNVLIVDDLLATGGTARATVDLVRKLGGNVHGLAFLIELVELKGRARLEGENLFVLLRY
- a CDS encoding acylphosphatase, translated to MIVARRFIVSGRVQGVGFRFFAEEQARAEHLSGYVRNLPDGRVEAVAQGEEQSVLRFERALNRGPRSAIVEHVAAEALPPEDRHGFSIRS